The following are encoded together in the Hemicordylus capensis ecotype Gifberg chromosome 4, rHemCap1.1.pri, whole genome shotgun sequence genome:
- the LOC128322328 gene encoding E3 ubiquitin-protein ligase RNF4-like has product MSPTDAKRSGAKRRKNKRGAGLGPSSLAGVLEQHLLSQSAAPASSATVSSSSSSPSTSSVAFSIQPVAATPSPSTRNDHMAATVTAAPLISNERVGKAEIQKKRCGGTINSRQTRKQSRMAVPAAEVASQVDPIDLEESGCEEVVDLTCESTEPIVVDLTHNDSVVIVEENVQHRRNQELNQNQPDSCVLSSDDDDPRDNDVMLTSTLSKGLELLEDGIAGSRRSGTVSCPICMDGYSEIVQSGRLIVSTKCGHVFCSQCLCDALRNASSCPTCRKKLGYKQYHPIYI; this is encoded by the coding sequence ATGAGCCCAACTGATGCCAAGCGTAGTGGTGCCAAGCGCAGGAAGAACAAGAGGGGTGCTGGCCTTGGCCCATCAAGCCTAGCTGGTGTCCTGGAGCAGCACCTGCTCTCTCAGTCTGCAGCACCTGCCTCCTCAGCCactgtctcctcttcctcctcgtcCCCATCCACTTCCTCTGTAGCTTTCTCCATACAGCCGGTTGCTGCCACTCCTTCTCCTAGCACCAGAAATGATCATATGGCAGCAACTGTCACAGCTGCCCCCTTGATTTCTAATGAGCGGGTGGGGAAGGCTGAGATTCAAAAAAAGCGCTGTGGAGGAACAATTAATTCTAGGCAAACTCGAAAGCAAAGTAGAATGGCCGTTCCAGCTGCAGAAGTAGCTTCACAAGTTGACCCAATTGACCTTGAAGAAAGTGGTTGTGAAGAAGTAGTAGATCTCACCTGTGAGTCTACAGAACCAATAGTGGTTGATCTGACACACAATGATTCTGTTGTGATTGTTGAAGAGAATGTTCAACATCGGCGAAATCAAGAATTAAACCAAAACCAGCCTGACAGCTGTGTGTTAAGCAGTGATGACGATGATCCAAGAGATAATGATGTGATGTTAACTAGTACGTTGTCCAAAGGACTAGAATTATTGGAAGATGGGATTGCAGGTTCAAGGCGTTCAGGAACTGTGAGTTGTCCAATTTGCATGGATGGCTACTCAGAGATAGTGCAGAGTGGACGGCTCATTGTATCAACCAAGTGTGGTCATGTCTTCTGTAGTCAATGCCTCTGTGATGCTCTAAGAAATGCTAGCTCCTGCCCAACATGTAGAAAGAAACTTGGTTACAAACAATATCATCCTATTTATATATGA